A genome region from Arachis duranensis cultivar V14167 chromosome 6, aradu.V14167.gnm2.J7QH, whole genome shotgun sequence includes the following:
- the LOC107495810 gene encoding uncharacterized protein LOC107495810: MGSEKQSSGFLDTIKMERVRTILTHTYPYPHEHSRHAIIAVVVGCLFFISSDNMHTLIEKLDNNIKWWSMYGCLFGFFYFFSSPFIGKTIKPSYSNFSRWYIVWILVAAVYHLPSFQSMGVDMRMNLSLFLTIYLSSILFLLVFHIIFYGLWYIGLVSRVAGKRPQILTILQNCAVLSVACCVFYSHCGNRAFLKQRPLDRKNSNWFNFWKKEERNTWLAKFLRMNELKDQVCSSWFAPVGSASDYPLLSKWVIYGEIASCNGSCPGSSNEISPIYSLWATFIGLYIANYVVERSTGWALTHPLSVKEYEKMKKKQMKPDFLDMVPWYSGTSADLFKTVFDLIVSVTVFVGRFDMRMMQAAMSKVDDDNHNGDIMYDHFNEKDDFWFDFMADTGDGGNSSYAVARLLAQPQLRTVKDDSVVKLKRGDLLIIGGDLAYPNPSAFTYERRLFVPFEYALQPPPWYKAEQIAVNKPEVPDGAELKNYKGPQCFVIPGNHDWFDGLQTFMRYICHRSWLGGWLMPQKKSYFALELPKRWWVFGLDLALHGDIDVYQFKFFSQLVNEKVQEDDSVIIITHEPNWLTDWYWNDVTGKNISHLICDYLKGRCKLRMAGDLHHYMRHTHTQVNSEGPILVHHLLVNGCGGAFLHPTHVFSKFQKLYGVNYECKSAYPSFEDSSRIALGNILKFRKKNWQFDFIGGIIYFILVFSVFPQCKLNHILQEDTFPGHVKNFLATVWNEFIYILEHSYVSLAGAIALLVAAYSFVPSKLSRKKRAMVGILHVSAHLASALILMLLLEIGVETCIRHNLLATSGYHTLYQWYRSVESEHFPDPTGLRARIEQWTFGLYPACIKYLMSAFDVPEVMAVSRSNICKNGLESLSRGGAVIYYASVFLYFWVFSTPVVSLVFGSYLYICINWLGLHFDEAFSSLRIANYKSFTRFHIRANGDLEVYTLAVDKVPKDWKLDPDWDGETKNPQQLSHLRKHPSKWRAATSNQDPVHTVKIVDHFIIETTQNNSNSNTQKNDTVLQTDNSDRTVQ, translated from the exons ATGGGCTCTGAAAAGCAGTCTTCCGGTTTTCTCGATACGATCAAAATGGAGAGGGTTAGAACAATTCTAACCCACACTTACCCTTACCCTCACGAGCATTCCCGACATGCTATAAttgctgttgttgttggttGCCTATTTTTCATCTCGTCCGACAACATGCATACTCTTATAGAAAAATTAGACAACAACATTAAGTGGTGGTCTATGTATGGCTGCTTGTTtgggttcttttatttcttttcgtCGCCATTTATAGGGAAGACAATCAAGCCTAGCTATTCAAATTTCAGTCGATG GTACATAGTCTGGATTTTAGTGGCAGCAGTGTATCATCTTCCTAGTTTCCAGTCAATGGGGGTGGATATGAGGATGAATTTATCTTTGTTTCTGACAATATATCTCTCTTCTATATTGTTTCTTCTTGTCTTCCACATTATATTTTACGGCCTCTGGTATATTGGCCTTGTTTCACGGGTGGCTGGAAAGAGACCACAGATCTTGACCATTCTTCAAAACTGCGCT GTACTTAGTGTCGCGTGCTGTGTATTTTACAGTCATTGCGGCAATCGTGCCTTTTTAAAACAGAGACCACTTGACCGTAAGAATTCTAACTGGTTTAATTtctggaagaaagaagaaagaaacacaTGGCTTGCAAAGTTTCTTCGGATGAATGAGTTAAAGGATCAGGTTTGCTCATCTTGGTTTGCTCCAGTTGGATCTGCAAGTGATTATCCACTTTTGTCAAAGTGGGTTATTTATGGCGAG ATAGCTTCTTGCAATGGTTCCTGTCCTGGTTCATCAAATGAAATTTCTCCCATCTACTCTCTGTGGGCCACATTTATTGGGCTTTACATTGCAAATTATGTGGTTGAAAGGTCAACAGG ATGGGCTCTCACCCACCCACTATCTGTTAAAGAAtatgagaagatgaagaagaagcagatgaAACCTGATTTTTTGGACATGGTTCCTTGGTACTCTGG AACATCAGCTGATTTATTCAAAACAGTCTTTGACCTCATTGTATCGGTAACTGTCTTTGTTGGGCGTTTTGACATGCGTATGATGCag GCAGCAATGAGTAAGGTTGACGATGACAATCATAATGGTGATATTATGTACGATCATTTTAATGAGAAGGATGATTTTTGGTTTGATTTCATGGCTGATACTGGCGATGGAGGGAACTCATCTTATGCTGTTGCACGGCTTCTTGCTCAGCCTCAGCTTCGTACAGTGAAAGATGATTCTGTGGTCAAATTAAAGCGTGGAGACTTGCTAATTATTGGAGGTGATCTCGC GTATCCTAACCCATCAGCATTCACATACGAAAGGCGCCTTTTTGTTCCTTTCGAGTATGCTCTTCAACCTCCTCCTTGGTATAAAGCAGAGCAAATAGCTGTTAACAAGCCGGAGGTACCCGATGGAGCTGAACTCAAGAACTATAAAGGACCTCAGTGTTTCGTTATTCCTGGAAACCATG ACTGGTTTGATGGACTCCAGACCTTCATGCGGTATATATGTCATAGAAGTTGGTTAGGGGGATGGTTAAtgccacagaaaaagagttactttgCTTTGGAACTCCCTAAACGGTGGTGGGTTTTTGGGCTTGATCTAGCACTCCATGGTGATATTGATGTGTACCAATTCAAATTCTTTAGTCAATTGGTCAACGAGAAG GTTCAAGAGGATGATTCTGTGATCATCATAACCCATGAACCTAACTGGCTTACTGACTGGTATTGGAACGATGTAACTGGAAAGAATATTTCTCACCTGATTTGTGATTATCTAAAAGGAAGATGTAAGCTTCGAATGGCCGGGGACTTGCATCATTACATGCGTCATACTCACACTCAAGTAAATTCAGAGGGGCCTATCCTTGTACATCATCTACTTGTAAATGGTTGTGGCGGAGCATTTCTTCATCCCACCCATGTTTTCAGTAAATTTCAAAAGCTTTATGGAGTTAACTATGAATGCAAGTCTGCATATCCTTCCTTTGAAGATTCAAGCAGG ATTGCATTaggaaacatactaaaatttcgTAAGAAGAACTGGCAATTTGATTTCATTGGAggcattatatattttatactggtcTTTTCAGTGTTTCCACAA TGTAAGCTGAATCATATCCTGCAAGAGGATACATTCCCGGGTCATGTTAAGAACTTCTTGGCTACTGTGTGGAATGAATTTATATACATCCTGGAGCACTCTTATGTGTCGCTGGCAGGAGCTATAGCTTTACTGGTTGCAGCATATTCTTTTGTTCCATCCAAGTTGTCGCGGAAGAAAAGAGCAATGGTTGGAATTCTTCATGTTTCCGCTCACCTTGCTTCGGCATTGATTCTTATGTTACTTCTTGAAATAGGCGTGGAAACATGCATCCGGCATAACTTGCTGGCAACTTCAG GGTATCATACTTTATATCAGTGGTACCGATCGGTGGAAAGTGAACACTTTCCTGATCCCACCGGCCTCAGAGCTCGTATTGAACAATGGACGTTTGGACTTTATCCAGCATGTATCAAGTACTTAATGTCCGCCTTTGATGTGCCAGAG GTCATGGCTGTTAGCCGTAGCAATATTTGTAAGAACGGGTTAGAGTCTCTTTCGCGAGGGGGTGCTGTAATCTATTACGCTTCTGTTTTCCTTTATTTCTGGGTCTTCTCAACACCTGTTGTTTCTTTGGTGTTTGGAAGCTACTTGTACATTTGCATCAACTGGCTTGGCTTGCACTTTGACGAAGCTTTCTCGTCTCTACGAATAGCGAATTACAAATCATTCACGCGATTTCACATCAGGGCTAATGGCGATCTTGAAGTTTATACCCTGGCAGTTGATAAG GTTCCTAAGGATTGGAAGCTTGATCCTGATTGGGATGGAGAGACAAAAAATCCACAACAGTTGAGCCATTTGAGAAAGCATCCAAGCAAATGGAGAGCAGCAACTTCCAACCAGGATCCAGTGCACACAGTCAAAATTGTTGACCATTTCATTATtgaaacaacacaaaacaatagTAATAGTAATACTCAGAAGAATGACACTGTATTACAAACAGATAATAGTGATAGGACAGTTCAATGA